One window from the genome of Natrialba magadii ATCC 43099 encodes:
- a CDS encoding V-type ATP synthase subunit E, with protein MSLDTVVEDIRDEAHARAEDIRDEGEARAEEIESAAEADAEEIRESAETEADREIEQLREQRLSSAKLEAKQKRLEARRDVLGDVREEVEGELTALEGDTREELTRALLDAASTEFDEDNDVSVYGRADDQDLIESILDDYDGYEFAGEYDCLGGVVVESEQSRVRVNNTFDSVLEDVWEDNLREISNQLFEQ; from the coding sequence ATGAGTTTGGACACAGTCGTAGAAGACATTCGAGATGAGGCCCACGCGCGTGCGGAGGACATCCGCGACGAGGGTGAGGCTCGCGCCGAGGAGATCGAATCGGCAGCCGAGGCTGATGCCGAGGAGATCCGCGAGTCGGCCGAGACGGAGGCCGACCGTGAGATCGAGCAGTTGCGCGAACAGCGACTCTCCAGCGCCAAGCTGGAGGCGAAACAAAAGCGCCTGGAGGCCCGCCGCGACGTCCTCGGTGACGTCCGCGAGGAAGTCGAGGGCGAACTCACCGCACTCGAGGGCGACACGCGTGAAGAGCTCACCCGTGCACTCCTCGACGCTGCGAGCACGGAGTTCGATGAGGATAACGACGTCAGCGTCTACGGTCGTGCAGACGACCAGGACCTGATCGAGTCGATCCTCGACGACTACGATGGCTACGAGTTCGCCGGCGAATACGACTGTCTCGGCGGCGTCGTCGTCGAGAGCGAACAGTCCCGTGTTCGCGTCAACAACACGTTCGACTCGGTACTCGAGGACGTGTGGGAAGACAACCTCCGGGAGATCAGCAACCAACTCTTCGAGCAATGA
- a CDS encoding V-type ATP synthase subunit F has translation MSQEIAVVGSPEFTTGFRLAGVRRFENVPDDEKESELDDAVTTALDDEDVGIVVMHDDDLDHLSRNVRQNVETSVEPVVVTIGSGTGGGGLRDQIKRAIGIDLMEEDEEEDSDSE, from the coding sequence ATGAGCCAGGAAATTGCAGTCGTCGGCAGTCCGGAGTTCACCACTGGGTTCCGACTCGCGGGCGTTCGCCGATTCGAGAACGTCCCGGACGACGAGAAGGAGTCGGAGCTAGACGATGCCGTCACGACGGCGTTAGACGACGAGGATGTCGGTATCGTCGTGATGCACGACGACGACCTCGATCACCTCTCGCGAAACGTTCGCCAGAACGTCGAGACCAGCGTCGAGCCGGTCGTCGTGACGATCGGTAGCGGCACCGGTGGCGGCGGACTGCGCGACCAGATCAAACGCGCGATCGGTATCGACCTGATGGAAGAGGACGAGGAAGAAGACAGCGACAGCGAGTAA
- a CDS encoding V-type ATP synthase subunit C, whose amino-acid sequence MSLGASNPEYVNARVRSRRASLFADEDYRKLIRMGPSEIARFMEETEYEREVNALGTRFSGVDLIEYALNRNLAKHFEDLLDWSEGRLYDLVSRYLRKFDVMNLKTIIRGIYTETDPEEVQTDLIRAGELDDRTIDRLLEVDTIEDAIEVVSGTIFYESLSAAHEEYEETGALVPLENALDREFYEHLLEDVSRSPGRTQPHEGPEARYIEFLQAEIDFRNARNALRLARSGADLDPAAYYIEGGVLFDASDLNRLVGDYDALVDHIAENKRYGDRLSGALGRLREADSLIQFEHALDAALLQYADTLSSIYPASVSAVLSYILAKEREVENIRAIARGREVGLSESEIEEELVIL is encoded by the coding sequence ATGAGTCTAGGTGCCTCGAATCCGGAATACGTGAACGCTCGCGTTCGGTCGCGCCGAGCCTCGCTGTTCGCGGACGAAGATTATCGGAAGCTGATCCGGATGGGGCCGAGTGAAATCGCGCGGTTCATGGAGGAAACGGAGTACGAACGGGAGGTTAACGCGCTCGGAACGCGCTTTTCGGGTGTCGACCTGATCGAGTACGCCTTGAACCGCAACCTCGCAAAGCACTTCGAGGACCTCCTCGACTGGTCCGAGGGGCGACTGTACGACCTCGTCTCTCGGTACCTGCGGAAGTTCGACGTCATGAACCTGAAGACGATCATCCGCGGGATCTACACCGAGACCGACCCCGAGGAGGTCCAGACCGACCTCATCCGCGCCGGTGAACTCGACGACCGGACGATCGATCGACTGCTCGAGGTCGATACGATCGAGGACGCGATCGAAGTGGTGTCGGGAACGATTTTCTACGAATCGCTCTCGGCCGCCCACGAGGAGTACGAAGAGACTGGCGCACTCGTGCCACTCGAGAACGCGCTGGATCGTGAGTTCTACGAGCACCTACTCGAGGACGTGAGTCGCTCGCCGGGGCGAACCCAGCCCCATGAGGGGCCGGAAGCACGGTACATCGAGTTCTTGCAGGCCGAGATCGACTTCCGGAACGCCCGGAACGCGCTGCGGCTCGCACGCAGTGGCGCGGATCTGGATCCGGCAGCCTACTACATCGAGGGCGGCGTGCTGTTCGATGCGTCGGATCTGAACCGACTCGTCGGCGACTATGACGCGCTCGTCGATCACATCGCCGAGAACAAGCGCTACGGCGACCGACTCTCGGGCGCACTGGGTCGACTGCGTGAGGCTGACAGCCTTATCCAGTTCGAGCACGCACTAGACGCTGCGTTGCTCCAGTACGCTGATACGCTCTCGAGTATCTACCCGGCCTCCGTGTCGGCCGTGCTGTCGTACATTCTCGCCAAGGAGCGCGAGGTCGAGAACATTCGCGCGATCGCACGGGGCCGAGAAGTCGGCCTGTCGGAGAGCGAGATCGAAGAGGAGTTGGTGATCCTATGA